A window from Phaeocystidibacter marisrubri encodes these proteins:
- a CDS encoding transporter substrate-binding domain-containing protein, with protein sequence MKVTIYARLLLIVGSFTSAAQSDIDSVSALDTLDSGSVIKIAVKHAPPFVFVDETGVHGPIVDFWEHIDRSLGWSSEYIVYSDIPSILKAVESGEVMMSVNPVTVTSDRLDRVDFTQPFYITDTAVMRAKSSPYLNFLSSLFSWKFLSAMLGLGVIILIFGFIVWLIEHRKNHEFRKGYKGIGDGFWWSAVTMTTVGYGDKAPKTPMGRTVAFVWMVAGVVGISSLTAGIASSLTTQNLKDQIHSVRDLRSFKIATIEGTSSDHYLSRFNVPFVRVSSIAEGMEMVVDDEVELFVYDRVLMYNTLVNSPFVDDLEILPNGIRTDYYSFPMSRDHQLLPKVNPLLVERLNSVDWIAIQERYGIE encoded by the coding sequence GACAGTGGTTCAGTGATAAAAATTGCCGTGAAGCATGCTCCTCCCTTTGTTTTTGTAGATGAAACGGGAGTTCATGGACCCATTGTCGATTTTTGGGAGCACATCGATCGCAGCCTAGGATGGTCGTCGGAGTACATCGTTTATTCTGATATTCCTTCTATTTTGAAAGCGGTAGAGTCGGGCGAAGTTATGATGAGTGTGAATCCAGTAACGGTAACTTCTGATCGCTTGGATCGGGTAGATTTCACACAACCTTTTTATATCACGGATACCGCAGTAATGCGCGCAAAGTCGAGTCCGTATTTGAATTTCCTATCCTCTCTGTTTAGTTGGAAGTTCTTGTCGGCCATGCTCGGTTTAGGGGTGATCATCCTCATTTTTGGCTTCATTGTTTGGCTGATTGAACACCGGAAGAACCACGAGTTTAGAAAGGGCTACAAGGGTATTGGCGATGGTTTTTGGTGGAGTGCTGTAACCATGACTACCGTTGGATATGGCGACAAAGCACCAAAGACACCAATGGGTAGAACTGTTGCTTTTGTATGGATGGTTGCAGGCGTAGTCGGGATTTCGAGTTTAACCGCTGGAATTGCATCGTCACTTACCACTCAAAACCTAAAGGATCAAATCCACAGTGTTCGCGATCTGCGAAGCTTCAAGATTGCCACCATTGAAGGTACCAGTTCGGATCACTATTTGTCCCGTTTCAACGTGCCATTCGTACGCGTTTCTAGCATCGCCGAAGGAATGGAAATGGTAGTGGACGATGAAGTAGAACTCTTTGTGTACGACAGGGTACTCATGTACAATACGCTCGTGAATTCTCCTTTTGTAGACGATCTAGAGATTCTTCCGAATGGAATTCGAACGGATTATTACAGCTTCCCTATGTCGAGGGATCACCAATTACTTCCCAAGGTAAACCCACTTCTTGTAGAGCGATTGAATAGCGTGGATTGGATCGCGATTCAGGAGCGGTATGGGATTGAGTGA
- a CDS encoding RidA family protein, giving the protein MSKINAQDAPKPVGLYPHARRVGDLLFLSGVGPRTAGSDANDSGVPGLKLDHNGNFLEFDFEAQVHSVFENVRKILEASGSSWDKLVDVQVFLVNMKRDFHTFNRIYAEYFKDNQPCRTTVEINSLPTPIAIELKCVATV; this is encoded by the coding sequence ATGAGTAAGATTAACGCACAAGACGCACCGAAACCCGTTGGACTTTACCCTCACGCAAGACGTGTTGGAGATTTGTTATTTCTATCAGGCGTTGGCCCTAGAACCGCAGGTAGTGATGCAAACGACAGTGGTGTTCCCGGACTAAAACTCGACCACAATGGCAACTTCTTGGAATTTGATTTCGAAGCCCAAGTTCACAGTGTATTTGAAAACGTTCGCAAAATTCTAGAGGCATCTGGATCGAGCTGGGACAAACTTGTAGACGTTCAGGTTTTCCTCGTGAACATGAAGCGTGACTTCCACACCTTCAATCGCATTTATGCCGAATACTTTAAGGATAACCAACCTTGCCGCACCACAGTTGAAATCAACAGCCTCCCCACTCCTATCGCGATTGAGTTGAAGTGCGTAGCAACGGTGTAG